In the genome of Deinococcus deserti VCD115, one region contains:
- a CDS encoding aldo/keto reductase, with product MTLTGATAARSGTFRIGGDLEVNRLGFGAMRVTGTGVWGDPDDRDGSLATLRRLPELGVNFIDTADSYGPAVSEELLREALHPYDTVVIATKAGFLRTGPNVWVPMGRPEYLKQQAELSRRRLGVDRIDLWQLHRIDPKVPREEQFAAIKEMMDAGIIRHAGLSEVSVEEIEAAREYFPVSTVQNLYNLVHRKSEDVLDYCEREGIGFIPWYPLAAGNLARKGSVLGDVAERLGATPSQVALAWVLKRSPVMLPIPGTGKVRHLEENVAAAQLSLSDEDFHALDEVGRQEWATQNKDA from the coding sequence ATGACTTTGACTGGAGCGACAGCCGCCCGCAGCGGCACATTCAGAATAGGCGGGGACCTGGAGGTCAACCGTCTGGGGTTCGGCGCCATGCGCGTTACGGGCACCGGCGTCTGGGGAGATCCGGACGACCGTGACGGGTCGCTGGCCACGCTGCGCCGCCTGCCCGAACTGGGCGTGAACTTTATCGACACGGCCGACAGTTACGGCCCCGCTGTCAGCGAGGAACTGCTGCGCGAAGCGCTGCATCCCTACGACACGGTCGTGATTGCGACCAAGGCGGGTTTCCTGCGCACTGGGCCCAATGTGTGGGTGCCGATGGGCCGCCCCGAGTACCTCAAGCAGCAGGCCGAACTGTCACGCCGGCGCCTGGGGGTTGACCGCATCGACCTGTGGCAGCTGCACCGGATTGATCCCAAGGTGCCGCGTGAGGAGCAGTTCGCGGCCATCAAGGAGATGATGGACGCCGGTATCATCCGCCACGCCGGACTCAGCGAGGTCAGTGTCGAGGAAATCGAGGCCGCGCGTGAGTATTTCCCGGTCTCAACCGTGCAGAACCTGTACAACCTGGTGCACCGCAAAAGTGAGGACGTTCTGGACTACTGCGAGCGCGAGGGGATCGGTTTTATTCCCTGGTATCCGCTGGCAGCGGGAAATCTGGCGCGAAAAGGCAGTGTGCTGGGTGATGTGGCTGAGCGCCTGGGAGCGACCCCTTCGCAGGTGGCACTGGCGTGGGTACTCAAGCGCAGCCCGGTGATGCTGCCCATTCCCGGCACCGGTAAGGTGCGTCACCTGGAGGAAAACGTGGCTGCGGCGCAGCTGAGTCTGAGCGACGAGGATTTCCATGCTCTGGACGAGGTCGGCCGGCAGGAGTGGGCCACCCAGAACAAGGATGCCTGA
- a CDS encoding type III polyketide synthase: MPRMSAAVLPAVRSLVTGTPPYHTSQSEIQAAAQTLFPRMAARPGLLEVFENAQIGSRALARPLDWYLQERGFGEKNAVFLEEARSLITRLAREALTQAQLAPADVDAVIVVNTSGLSTPSLDAYLIETLGLNRHAARLPLWGLGCAGGASGLARAADLVRAGFRRVLYVVVEFCSLTLVKGDESKSNFVGTALFADGAAALVVTAPDVPGPPALVSLHGGFSTLIEDSADIMGWDVVDNGLKVRFSRDIPALVREMMHGNIEEALASHGWERADLQTFVVHPGGVKVLTAYEEALGLPPCALDASRTVLRQFGNMSSVTVLFVLAETLKTRPVGRALLSAMGPGFSAEHVLLGFPTP, from the coding sequence ATGCCGCGTATGTCCGCCGCTGTCCTGCCCGCCGTGCGCTCCCTGGTGACCGGGACACCGCCGTATCACACCTCGCAGTCTGAAATACAGGCTGCTGCCCAGACCCTGTTTCCAAGGATGGCCGCGCGTCCAGGCCTGCTGGAGGTCTTTGAGAATGCCCAGATCGGGTCACGTGCTCTGGCCCGTCCACTGGACTGGTACCTGCAGGAACGAGGCTTCGGAGAGAAGAACGCCGTGTTTCTCGAAGAGGCCCGCAGCCTGATTACGAGGCTGGCGCGTGAGGCTCTGACCCAGGCACAACTGGCCCCAGCCGACGTGGACGCGGTCATCGTGGTGAATACCAGCGGCCTGAGTACCCCCAGTCTGGATGCCTATCTGATCGAGACCCTGGGTCTGAACCGGCACGCGGCGCGGCTGCCACTGTGGGGGCTGGGGTGCGCCGGCGGAGCGTCCGGTCTGGCACGGGCGGCCGATCTGGTGCGGGCGGGATTCCGGCGCGTCCTGTATGTCGTGGTGGAGTTCTGCAGCCTGACGCTGGTCAAGGGAGACGAGTCCAAGAGCAACTTCGTCGGCACGGCGCTTTTTGCCGACGGCGCTGCGGCCCTGGTGGTGACAGCACCCGACGTGCCCGGACCCCCAGCCCTGGTCTCGCTGCACGGCGGATTTTCCACGCTCATTGAGGACAGCGCGGACATCATGGGCTGGGACGTCGTGGATAATGGGCTGAAAGTGCGTTTCAGCCGCGATATTCCCGCCCTGGTCCGGGAAATGATGCATGGCAATATAGAAGAAGCCCTGGCCTCGCACGGCTGGGAGCGTGCCGACCTGCAGACCTTTGTGGTGCACCCAGGTGGGGTTAAGGTGCTGACTGCCTACGAGGAAGCGCTTGGGCTGCCGCCCTGTGCCCTTGATGCCAGCCGCACGGTTCTGCGGCAGTTTGGCAACATGAGCAGTGTGACGGTGCTGTTCGTGCTGGCTGAAACATTAAAAACCCGGCCAGTTGGCCGGGCCCTGCTGTCGGCCATGGGTCCGGGCTTCAGTGCCGAGCACGTGTTGCTGGGTTTCCCCACTCCCTGA
- the ndk gene encoding nucleoside-diphosphate kinase, which produces MERTFAMIKPDGVRRGLTPEILARIARKGYRVVGLKQMVIARETAENHYGEHRERPFFGELVDFITGGPVVAIALEGENAIAGWRAMMGATNPANAAPGTIRADFATTTGENVTHGSDSAESAQRELALFFQEGELLA; this is translated from the coding sequence ATGGAACGGACTTTTGCCATGATTAAGCCCGACGGTGTACGCCGCGGTCTGACGCCCGAAATTCTTGCTCGTATTGCCCGCAAGGGCTACCGGGTGGTAGGTCTCAAGCAGATGGTGATTGCCCGCGAGACCGCCGAGAACCATTACGGCGAGCACAGGGAACGCCCCTTCTTCGGTGAACTGGTGGATTTCATCACCGGTGGGCCTGTGGTGGCCATTGCCCTCGAAGGCGAGAATGCAATTGCTGGCTGGCGCGCCATGATGGGCGCGACCAACCCGGCCAATGCTGCGCCTGGCACCATCCGCGCTGATTTCGCGACCACCACCGGAGAGAACGTGACTCACGGCAGCGACAGCGCTGAGAGTGCCCAGCGCGAACTTGCCCTGTTTTTCCAGGAAGGCGAACTGCTCGCCTGA
- a CDS encoding GGDEF domain-containing protein, giving the protein MNSTGSILEQRFQAIRLNVVLAVTTAFVVFSGITNLVDPPPDLNAIVSSPKTWLAVMTLSAGLICLYRPDTLKIVVGILLALTMFSLPIEVRWHIDHRAVPMNMFVWLMVYLLCAYVVFGTRVGGILNAVSLGIMLLALVSDPPTMPMLVSSWLTGLIVLSVLGVLGYSIIHFIEINLLLHAQDNVRLRAARLDALTGVYGRGAIEEELKRSMHTAREANTAVSIVVTDIDHFKSVNDLHGHMAGDDVLRAVAKCLRRNVRRIGGVVGRWGGEEFVVLLPGISRTDALVVAEQLRRELSAVPLGGLPITASFGVAAYRGTGDSPEKMFSRADLAMYEAKRAGRNAVR; this is encoded by the coding sequence ATGAACTCAACTGGGAGCATCCTCGAACAGCGTTTTCAGGCCATCCGCCTGAATGTCGTTCTTGCGGTGACCACCGCTTTCGTGGTGTTTTCTGGGATTACCAATCTGGTTGACCCACCCCCTGACCTGAACGCCATAGTGAGCAGTCCCAAAACCTGGCTTGCCGTCATGACCCTCAGTGCTGGCCTGATCTGCCTCTACCGGCCAGACACCCTGAAGATCGTGGTTGGCATCCTTCTGGCCCTGACCATGTTCAGCCTGCCCATTGAAGTGCGCTGGCACATCGACCACCGGGCTGTGCCCATGAATATGTTTGTCTGGCTGATGGTGTACCTGCTCTGCGCCTATGTGGTGTTTGGGACCCGGGTGGGGGGGATCCTCAATGCCGTGAGCCTGGGGATCATGCTGCTGGCGCTGGTATCGGACCCGCCCACCATGCCGATGCTGGTGTCCTCCTGGCTGACCGGACTGATCGTGCTGAGTGTTCTGGGGGTGCTGGGCTACTCGATCATCCACTTCATTGAAATCAACCTGCTGCTGCATGCACAGGACAACGTGCGCCTGCGCGCAGCGCGCCTTGACGCACTAACTGGCGTGTATGGCCGGGGAGCTATCGAGGAAGAACTCAAGCGTTCCATGCACACGGCCCGGGAAGCCAACACGGCCGTCAGTATTGTCGTGACCGACATTGATCACTTCAAGAGTGTCAATGACCTGCACGGCCACATGGCCGGTGACGACGTCCTGCGCGCGGTGGCCAAGTGCCTGCGGCGGAATGTACGCCGGATAGGCGGGGTAGTGGGCCGCTGGGGCGGCGAAGAGTTCGTGGTGCTGCTGCCCGGCATTTCACGCACCGACGCCCTGGTTGTGGCTGAGCAGCTTCGCCGTGAACTCAGTGCGGTTCCCCTGGGGGGACTGCCCATCACTGCCAGCTTTGGCGTGGCGGCTTACCGGGGCACAGGGGACAGCCCTGAGAAGATGTTCAGCCGGGCAGATCTGGCAATGTATGAGGCAAAACGTGCCGGACGCAACGCCGTGCGCTGA
- a CDS encoding nitroreductase family protein codes for MTIAARPETLLIQGMLARRTTNGSFRPDPVSREHQHLLMRVAQAAPSHFNSQPWRFVLIENSQTIQEIARISGESMTELIEAGVFFERYRRYFRFSEAEMNARRDGIHIDHLPGPLRPFTRQVFSDAGLRLMRQLGVPRKLGEDNRRLVAGSPLLLAALLDKTEYHPGELSGFYSVFGLGAAIENIWNAVGALGMGIQFVSTPMEIPRQWQAIGGLLRVPDHLELMAVYRLGYLPDEDRRPAIDWSSRHRKHLEQFVSRETCDLPETEPR; via the coding sequence ATGACCATCGCCGCCCGGCCCGAGACCCTGCTGATCCAGGGAATGCTCGCGCGCCGCACCACCAACGGGTCCTTCCGGCCGGACCCGGTCAGCCGCGAGCACCAACATCTGCTGATGCGCGTGGCCCAGGCCGCGCCGAGCCACTTCAACAGTCAGCCGTGGCGTTTTGTCCTGATCGAAAACTCCCAGACCATCCAGGAGATTGCCCGCATTTCCGGAGAGAGCATGACCGAGCTGATCGAGGCTGGTGTGTTTTTCGAGCGGTACCGCCGGTACTTCCGCTTCAGCGAGGCCGAGATGAACGCCCGGCGTGACGGTATTCATATCGATCACCTGCCCGGACCGCTGCGCCCGTTTACCCGGCAGGTTTTCAGCGACGCTGGCCTGCGGCTGATGCGGCAACTCGGCGTTCCGCGCAAACTGGGCGAGGACAACCGCCGCCTGGTGGCCGGCAGCCCGCTGCTCCTGGCAGCGCTGCTGGATAAGACGGAGTACCACCCGGGTGAACTCAGTGGGTTCTACAGCGTGTTCGGTCTGGGAGCAGCCATAGAGAACATCTGGAATGCGGTGGGCGCTCTTGGCATGGGCATTCAGTTTGTCAGCACTCCTATGGAAATTCCCCGGCAGTGGCAGGCTATCGGTGGACTGCTGCGCGTGCCGGATCACCTTGAACTGATGGCGGTGTACCGGCTGGGATATCTGCCGGACGAGGACAGGCGGCCAGCCATCGACTGGAGCAGCCGCCACCGCAAGCACCTGGAGCAGTTTGTCTCGCGTGAAACCTGTGACCTGCCGGAGACCGAACCGCGCTGA